A region from the Sulfitobacter sp. D7 genome encodes:
- a CDS encoding SOS response-associated peptidase, which yields MCNLYSLTKGQAAIRGWFDGIDDQTGNLPPMPGIYPDYAAPVVRHGDGGPVLEMMRWGMPSPAFALKGKKTDRGVTNIRNIASPHWRRWLGGEHRCVVPFTAFSEPLNRPGERSRPVWFALGEDRPLAFFAGVWTEWTSVRKLKDGETTDTLYGFLTTEANAEVGAVHPKAMPVILTNPDDVQRWLTVETAELPSLQRPLPDGTLQVIDPED from the coding sequence ATGTGCAATCTCTATTCCCTGACCAAGGGGCAGGCCGCGATCCGCGGCTGGTTCGACGGCATCGACGACCAAACAGGCAACCTGCCGCCGATGCCCGGTATCTACCCCGACTATGCCGCCCCGGTGGTGCGCCACGGCGATGGCGGTCCGGTGCTGGAGATGATGCGGTGGGGGATGCCCTCTCCGGCCTTCGCGCTCAAAGGCAAGAAGACCGACCGCGGCGTGACCAACATCCGCAACATCGCCTCGCCCCATTGGCGGCGCTGGCTGGGGGGCGAGCATCGCTGCGTGGTGCCCTTCACCGCCTTTTCCGAACCGCTGAACCGCCCCGGAGAGCGCTCGCGCCCGGTCTGGTTCGCGCTTGGCGAGGACCGTCCGCTGGCCTTTTTTGCGGGCGTTTGGACCGAATGGACGAGCGTGCGCAAACTGAAGGACGGCGAGACCACTGATACCCTCTATGGCTTTCTGACCACCGAAGCCAATGCCGAGGTCGGGGCCGTGCACCCCAAGGCGATGCCGGTGATCCTGACCAACCCCGACGACGTGCAGCGCTGGCTTACGGTTGAAACGGCCGAGCTGCCCAGCCTGCAACGCCCCTTGCCGGACGGCACGCTCCAGGTCATCGACCCCGAGGATTAA
- a CDS encoding ImuA family protein: protein MTTDSTYGQVLTLPRRLPSTPPEPGVLAAHAPLTDVFPGAFATAPASAFVLSLLPRGKGPVLWVQDFLSRRENGAPYTPSLRGFGLEQPVLLVTVNHPRDVLWTMEEGAACAGLSAVIGEVHGGPEVLDFTATKRLSLRAEASNVPLYLIRSGDPGGLSAARMRWRISSLPSQAHPYDAQAPGAARWDLELFRARGHAPGRWVAAHDPDKSQSPRAADRLRLVPYADDGAVAPGDRPIPQRSGG, encoded by the coding sequence ATGACAACCGATTCTACATATGGGCAGGTCCTTACCCTGCCGCGGCGGCTGCCGTCGACACCCCCCGAACCGGGGGTTCTGGCAGCACACGCGCCGCTGACGGATGTCTTTCCGGGGGCCTTCGCCACGGCCCCGGCCAGTGCCTTCGTGCTGTCGCTCTTGCCGCGTGGCAAGGGGCCGGTGCTTTGGGTGCAGGACTTTCTGTCGCGGCGCGAGAATGGGGCACCCTATACGCCCAGCTTGCGCGGTTTCGGGCTGGAACAACCGGTGCTGCTGGTCACCGTCAACCACCCGCGCGACGTGCTTTGGACGATGGAGGAAGGGGCCGCCTGTGCGGGGCTTTCTGCCGTGATCGGCGAGGTGCACGGCGGGCCGGAGGTGCTGGATTTCACCGCCACCAAACGGCTCTCGCTTCGGGCCGAGGCCTCAAATGTGCCGCTCTATCTCATTCGCAGCGGCGATCCCGGCGGCTTGAGCGCGGCGCGGATGCGGTGGCGCATTTCCTCGCTGCCCTCTCAGGCCCATCCATACGATGCACAGGCCCCCGGCGCAGCCCGCTGGGATTTGGAACTGTTTCGCGCGCGTGGCCATGCGCCGGGGCGTTGGGTGGCTGCCCATGACCCCGACAAAAGCCAAAGCCCCCGCGCCGCGGATCGTCTCCGTCTGGTTCCCTATGCTGACGATGGAGCGGTGGCGCCGGGTGATCGCCCAATACCGCAGCGTTCCGGGGGATGA